Proteins from a genomic interval of Dama dama isolate Ldn47 chromosome 1, ASM3311817v1, whole genome shotgun sequence:
- the LOC133054856 gene encoding ferritin light chain-like — translation MSSQIRQNYSTEVEAAVNRLVNMQLRASYTYLSLGFYFDRDDVALEGVGHFFRELAEEKREGADRLLKLQNQRGGRALFLDVQKPSQDEWGKTQDAMEAALLIEKNLNQALLDLHGLASARGDPHICDFLENHFLDEEVKLIKKMGDHLTNLRRLAGPQAGLGECLFERLTLKHD, via the coding sequence ATGAGCTCCCAGATTCGTCAGAATTATTCTACCGAGGTGGAGGCCGCCGTCAACCGCCTGGTTAACATGCAACTGCGGGCCTCCTACACTTACCTCTCTCTGGGCTTCTATTTCGACCGCGACGATGTGGCTCTGGAGGGTGTGGGTCACTTTTTTCGCGAACTGGCCGAGGAGAAGCGCGAGGGCGCGGACCGTCTCTTGAAACTGCAAAACCAGCGTGGCGGCCGCGCCCTCTTCCTGGATGTGCAGAAGCCATCTCAAGATGAGTGGGGTAAAACCCAGGACGCTATGGAAGCCGCCCTTCTCATAGAGAAGAACCTGAATCAAGCTCTGTTGGATCTGCATGGCCTGGCTTCTGCCCGCGGAGACCCCCACATCTGTGATTTCCTGGAGAACCACTTCCTAGATGAGGAAGTGAAACTCATCAAGAAGATGGGTGACCACCTGACCAACCTCCGCAGGCTGGCTGGTCCCCAGGCTGGGTTGGGCGAGTGTCTCTTCGAGAGGCTCACCCTCAAGCACGACTAG